The Cydia splendana chromosome Z, ilCydSple1.2, whole genome shotgun sequence genome window below encodes:
- the LOC134805025 gene encoding uncharacterized protein LOC134805025, translating into MSTQTEETHIDVAKDLENTCTPTGKALTQFLQKKRNGAKLTDILMHLKREFRNTSIDPLTRYMNFCLEAGTNYGFLERRGSRFCVSRNARPRDTEEMSDRRGDEQKEAQDLQSQPSDGCCRRRRRRRRCRRRRRRRRACRCPRR; encoded by the coding sequence ATGAGCACTCAGACGGAAGAAACGCATATCGACGTTGCTAAAGACCTAGAAAACACGTGTACACCGACTGGGAAGGCGCTTACTCAGTTCCTACAGAAGAAAAGAAATGGAGCTAAGCTTACGGACATATTAATGCATTTGAAGCGGGAGTTCCGTAATACCAGTATAGATCCACTTACGCGTTACATGAACTTTTGTTTAGAGGCTGGAACGAATTATGGGTTTCTAGAGAGGAGAGGTTCGCGTTTTTGTGTTAGTAGGAATGCTAGGCCAAGAGATACGGAAGAAATGAGTGATCGTAGAGGAGATGAGCAGAAGGAGGCTCAAGATTTGCAGTCGCAGCCGTCTGACGGATGCTGCCGACGTCGACGCCGTCGCCGCCGCTGcagacgccgccgccgccgccgccgtgccTGTCGGTGTCCGCGCCGCTGA